Part of the Salinigranum rubrum genome is shown below.
CCCGATTCGATTCGGAAGGAGCCGGACATTCCCGACCTCGACCTCCCCGCCAGCATCGTCCTCGAAGGCGCCCAGCTCGACCGCGGTATCAAGGCCGCCGACATGGTCTCGGACCACATCTCGCTGCGCGTCGACGAGGAGGAGGAGACGTTCCACATCGAAGCCGAGGGCGACACCGACGACGTCGACCTCACGCTCACGAAGGCCGACCTCATTTCGCTCTCTGCGGGCCCGGCGAACTCGCTGTTCTCGCTCGACTACCTCAAAGACATGAACAAGGCGATTCCGAAAGACGCCGAGGTGACGGTCGACCTCGGCGAGGAGTTCCCGGTCAAACTCCACTACAGTATCGCCGAGGGGCAGGGGCAGGTCACGTACATGCTCGCACCGCGCATCCAGAGCAACTGAGCGGGCGTTCACCCGAAGGCGTGGCGACCGGAAGCGGCCGTGGCCTCCCGAACCGAACGCGCTGATTCTCCGACGCGCGCCCGCTCCCGTCCGGACGCGAGCGTCGGCGCCGGAGTCGAACCGTACTTTCATACTGAGCGACCGAGTACGTCTCCGAGAATGACAGACTCGGGTCCGAACGAGACGGACGAGCGGCTCGTCGCGGCCGTCGGCCAGTACGCCCTCGGCGAGTTGACGCTCGGGCAGGCGGCGGAGCGAGCGAACTGTTCGCGGTTCGAGTTGGCCGAGACGCTCCGGGCGTCGAGCGTCGAACTCCGACTCGGGAGCGAAGCGACGGGGACGGCGCGGGGAGAACTCGACGTCGCTCGCGCGGTCAGATGACCGCCGACAGCGAGTCACGAGCGTCGTACGACCGGCTCTACCTCGACGCGACGGTCCTCGCGAACCTCGCAGTCGCCGACCTCGTCGGGGTCGTTCCCGAGACGGTCGACAACCCCCGCACCTCCTACGCGGTTCGCGCCGAACTCGACGCGGGCGTCGTGGCGGGGTTCGAACCCCTCACGCGGGCGCTCGCCGGTCTCTCGGATCCGCTCGACGAGTCGTCGACCGGCGACATCACCGTGGCGGGGTCGCTCGTCCGGCAACGCAAGCCCGAGTTCTTGGACCGGCTCTCGCGGAGCGAGGCGTCGGTTCTGTACCAGGCGTGGGCCGCCGGCGTCCCCCTGGCGACGGACGACCGGGACGTCCGAGCGGTCGCCGCCACCTACGGCGTCCCGACGACGGGGTCCGTCGGCCTCGTCGCCCGCGCCGTCGAGCGAGGCGTGCTCTCGGTCGAAGCGGCCGACGGAGCGCTCGCGACGTGGCGTGACGCGGGCGTCTCGGTTCCCGTCGACTCCGTCCGTGAACTCACAACGGACGACACGGACTGACGAGAACGCCCCGGTCTCAGAGCCGGAACCGGACCGTCGTTCCGTTCTCGGTCACCTCGAATTCGGGGTCGGGACCCAGCCAGCGGCACCCCCACTGAACGAGCCACAGGCCGAGCCCGCTGCCGTGCGTGAGCGGCGTCTCCTCCCCCTCGGTGACGACCCCGAGTTCGTCGTCAGGGATGCCCGGCCCGTCGTCCTCGACCTCGATGACGACGTCGTCCACGCGACTGTCGCCGTCGCCGCCGTCGGTGGTCGCCGTCCGAGCCGTCACCGAGACCGAGGGAGAGGGACCGTCGTTGTGTGTGACGGCGTTGTCGACGACGGCGGAGAGGACGGTTGTGAGGACCTGTTCGTTGGTCTCGACGGTCAGTTCGGAGGGCACGTCCAGGCTCACATCTGGGTCCGCGTCAGGGGCGTCGTCGACGACGTCCGTGACGACTTCCGCGACGACGTCGTCGAGGGCGACCGACGTCGTGACGTCGGCGGAGTCGAGCATCTCCTCGAAGCCGCGAGCCTTCTCGCCGAGGTCCGCGAGCGCCGTCGAGCGCTCGTGAATCGTCCGGGCGTAGCGCGCTTCCTCGTCGGAGAGCGACTCGGCGAGCAGTTCGGCGTAGCCCAAGACGACAGTCATCTCGTTTCGGAGG
Proteins encoded:
- the pcn gene encoding proliferating cell nuclear antigen (pcna); translation: MFNAIVSAATLRDALDSVSVLVEECKIRLNEDDLSITAVDPANVGMVDLTLEAAAFESYEADGGVIGVNLNRLEEIAKMANADDLVHLELNEETRKLHIQIDTADSQLSYTLALIDPDSIRKEPDIPDLDLPASIVLEGAQLDRGIKAADMVSDHISLRVDEEEETFHIEAEGDTDDVDLTLTKADLISLSAGPANSLFSLDYLKDMNKAIPKDAEVTVDLGEEFPVKLHYSIAEGQGQVTYMLAPRIQSN
- a CDS encoding UPF0175 family protein yields the protein MTDSGPNETDERLVAAVGQYALGELTLGQAAERANCSRFELAETLRASSVELRLGSEATGTARGELDVARAVR